The sequence TATATATCCGAGCTATGCAGACCGTCTGCACAAAAGCAATTGTGAGCATAATGTATTAACGAACTGCAACGGAATGATGTGAGAAGGTCATGTGCAAGGGCTTAAGAAAACTAGTTCTAACTATTTTTGCGTGTAAGGCGGCTGGGGTTTGAGATAGGCTTTGTGGTAACAGGAAGTGCTACAGGAAGAGAGAGGCTGTTTTATTCAAGTGGCACAATTTATTTTACAcgcaatgcttttttaaaaaacaacctggTCCGAGAAGGTGTCCTGAGATCACCACAGAAAAGAGCGAAGTGCTTTGGCGGGTACGCGATCCGTGCCGTGGAGGAAAAGGCTGCCGGTGAGAGGCCCGCTTGCCTTTCTTGAGCCGCGAGCGCCCAGGTCCGAGAGGGCTCGGCGGAGGCAGCGGCCCGGCTACTTGCAGAGGCCCTCCAGCCTCTCCAGCGCGCTCTTCAGCTCCCGGATGCGTTTGGCCAGGTCCGGCACAGGCCGCAGCTCCCGCTCCAGCTCTTCGCAGCGAGCCATCAGCGTGTACATGGAGCGGATGCTCGTGTCCACCGCCTCCCCGAGGCTCTCCACGCCGTCCCGGTAAGTCTGGATGCAGCCCACGCTGAGAGCCGTCAGGGCCTGCAAGCGGCCGTGCACGCCCCGCAGCAGCTCGTCCGCCTGTGCCGCCACTCGGACTGCAAAAGCCGCCAAGTCCTGCAGCGCCTGCGGGTCGACTGGCGGGATGGCGGCGCTGAGCCCTCTCTGCTGCGGCCGGTCGCTGGCCACGAAGCGGCGGAGGCTGCCTTCCCGCCGCGCGCCACCCTCAAGAGCCGAGTCGGCCACCGGTTGCTCCTCCGCGATGCGCGGGGCCTCCAGCCCCTGCGGGACCGCCGCCACCGCCTCAGTCATAGCTGGCCCGGGGACTTTTGGCGGCTGAAGCCTCGCGTGGCCTGCTCGATCAATCACACCCCCCCTCGCTCCCTTCCGATTTGCCAGCCAGTAGAAACTAAGAGGCGTGGCCGAGGCCAGCGTCTCTCTTTCGCTCAATACTGCTTTAGAACAGCATCGTCCGGTccggtaacaccttaaagaccagggtATGAGCTATTCAGAGTCAGGTATAAGGAGTGAAAAGGTAAGGGAGGGAGAGGTATTGCAAAGTAAAGTGGCGGAGGCTAACACTTGATAGAACATGGGTGCGAAGTGCAGCAAATCAGCATgtgtaatgcaagaaaaaaatcAATATCCTGATACAACTGGGGCAAGGAAGTCCATTCTTCCGAACTTGCAAATGAACTCAATTTCACGTTATAGTGAGAGATGAAAAGTGGAGAAAAATATTTGGTCAAAGTGGACCTCAGGCCCACCGGTCTGGGCTACAAATACCCGGTCCAGCTAAACCCCGGGCTTTTCGGCTGGCAGGAGCGTCAGGTGTTGCACCACATCTGCTTCTATCCGGATTATTTGGTTCACGAGCGTCGGAAAGTGGCGGGGAGTGGCTCCGCTCCCACTTTAATAGCCTGGTTTAGGAACCGAATTCGGAAGAGACGCCCCACTCCCGGGTCACCGAGTTTACAACCTTTCCCATCCCCCCTCCGCCCCCGCCGCTGAGCAAGTAGAGAAGGGGCGTGCCCAGTTGTATTTGTGTCTTCCTGGATTGGGCCAGCGACGTGATCAAGGCACACAGTCTGGAGAGAATGGACTGCTGCAAGAAAGAGGCGGGGCTGCACGGGCCCCTTTGGTGCTGattggcaggcagcaggaaaggggagcgGCCTTCTCGGGTAACAACAGTGGGGCGTTGTGTCGATTTTCTTCAGTTCCCCGCCATGTTCTCCTAGTAGCAGATGTGATCGTTTTACCATCGCAGCCCCGTCAAGTCTAAGCGGGCGCTCCGCAATCGCATCCCTGCAACCCTGGCTGTTTTTTCTCAGCCGCTCGTCCAACTTTTTTTTTCGCCTCCCCGCCCTGCTTGCCGAAACGCGACTCCTAACTCTTCGCTATGGTGACGACCACTGCGCCTTCGCCCTTCCTGGCCCGGGTCTCGGCCGGCCCCGAGGACCCCTGGCGGTTTTCCACATCCCTATTACAGCGCCTCATGAAGGCGGACACCGGCGGCGAAGGCCACCAAACCAATCGATGTTTGGTGGGACCGGGCGGCAGCCCCAGGCCGGCACTGAAGAGAgtgaggagaaggaaagggaaaatACGGTCCACCCCCTCCGGCCTCTCCCAGAGCCGCTACCAACAGCACCAACAACATCGCGCCGGCTTGGGGCGAAGGAACGCCGCACAAGGCGTACGCAGCCCCTACGAAGCCCCCACAGCTTCACCAGAGCCCGATCGCGAAATGGGCCCAATCGAGGAAGCTCCAGCAGCTTCTTCGAGACCAGCCCCTGTCAGCAAGCCTCTCAGGAAAgaggtgaggggaaggggaaggggagcgGGCCGGGGCTGAGGAGAGGAGCCGTTGGTTCCCCCACTCGAGAGGGTagcctgggagggggagggagggaagtttCCGTTACGTCCGTGGTCCTGCGTGAGAGCGGGCGAAGTGAGGTTCCACGCGCGCTGATTGGCGGAAAGGACCCACCAATAAGCGCCGACTGCTGAGCCTAGCAACAGCTAGATTTAGCCCGTTGGCCGCGGGGCGGGGAGAAAGACGTgacggcgccaccgcgccctgtGGTCGGGGAGGGGAAGGCGGCGGCTCGGGAGATGGCTGGAGGTTGGCCGTGGGCCGAATTCGGAGGAAGGTGGTCGATGAAAACCAGACAAGAGACGGAATTAGCTAGTCGAGCTACCCAAAGCATTCTTTTGAGCCCGAGATAAAGGCCTTAGTTGGGGAACACCGCTTTAGATATTGGGACTTCCCCATCTAGAATATGTTTTTATTGACCCGGGGAGTTTCAAAGTGTTGTTCCCAGAAGATACCAGAACCCAGTAGGATCCTTCTGGATTTAAACTGGCTGCTCCAGAATGTGTAGCTTGTCAGTGATTTACAGAATATCCCCAGTTTATATATTGCACAGCCTAATAAAGGAATCTCGAATTACGTCTGTTTGAAGCTATCAGGAATCTGTTTAGGGTATTAAATAAACTTAAAGAACTAGATGGCCCAGAGATTTTACTCAGTGCAGGGTAGCTTCCTAGTATTGACCTAACAAGATGATCTTAAATATTCTTGTTTTCAATAAAGCTGGTTTGAAGTAAGGGTTGAAAAGAGTTGAGTTTCTTTGCAGTCTGTAGGTATCACAGTGTCAGTGCAGAAGGGGAGTGTGAAGTATAAGCTGTGAGACTAAATATTACAGTAGGTCGTGTGTTTAAGAGATCGTCTCTTTTCTTCACAGTTGTTGAAAAACAAGATGGGAAAATCTGAGAAGGCTACCATTCCATACAATCAATCTGTTCATAGTCTACATCTTTGTGAACAATCAAAAATTAACAGACAGAGGAGCAAATGTAATATACAATTAAACAAGATTCCACCTGCAAAAAAAAGTGAAAATAACTTTTGGCAAGAATCGGTGTCATCTGAGCTCATtaaaaagcaggagaaaaaaactgtgaaaaaaccagaaaacagcaaaaataTGAAATCAAAGAAACCCGTCTTTCTTACTGAAGCGAACCAAAAAGAAAATTATGCTGGGGCAAAATTTAGTGAACCTCCTTCACCCAGTGTCCTTCCAAAGCCTCCCAGTCATTGGGTAGGAAATACTGTCCAATATTCTGACCAAAATAGGGAGATGATGGCAGTCCATCTAAAAACTCTCTTAAAAGTTCAAGCATAGTATATGGATAATTTTACCAAGAACACACAAGAAATGTGAAACCTGCCTTGTTGCAACAAGTGCAAAAGACTGTCAAGTCTTAACATTGCAAACGTGTACTCTATTTTTTATGGTTGTGTAAATACTGTATATCATGTAATGTGTATATTCATATTTTGAGGTACATTTTAGTTTTGTTATGAAAGGATGTATTTTACACTGCCCACATGGTAGATGGTTTTGTATATAGTAATGGACAACTTGTAACGTGTGCTTAACACATGGAAGACTTGACAATGTTTGCACAAAGTAATGAGATTGTAAAACACTCATCTCAAGATTGAAATGGCAATGTGAAAACAAATTACTAAGGCACTACTGAAATGTTTCACAATCTGTGGCACAATACTTAATTGAAGTTTTTATAAAAATGTTAATCTGTTTGTAACAGTATTTGGCGTTAAATTCAATTCCTTCTTAAAGACACAGTTGGAATGTGAGCTAAATAATCCAGTAATTTAGCATAGctgattctctttttaaaaaaatggagctgTGCTTTTCGCCCAGAGATaattggtgattttttaaaaaattaaataaaacaatttggccTCCCCTTATGCTGTTGTCATTTGTTGTAATTTGATCTATGCACTTCTATGTGTTATCAAATCGCTATCTATGTGAAGGCCCCATAACAAACAAAAGAGTATTCTTCGGACACAGAACAAGCATGTGTATTGTA is a genomic window of Eublepharis macularius isolate TG4126 chromosome 1, MPM_Emac_v1.0, whole genome shotgun sequence containing:
- the PNRC1 gene encoding proline-rich nuclear receptor coactivator 1, which encodes MVTTTAPSPFLARVSAGPEDPWRFSTSLLQRLMKADTGGEGHQTNRCLVGPGGSPRPALKRVRRRKGKIRSTPSGLSQSRYQQHQQHRAGLGRRNAAQGVRSPYEAPTASPEPDREMGPIEEAPAASSRPAPVSKPLRKELLKNKMGKSEKATIPYNQSVHSLHLCEQSKINRQRSKCNIQLNKIPPAKKSENNFWQESVSSELIKKQEKKTVKKPENSKNMKSKKPVFLTEANQKENYAGAKFSEPPSPSVLPKPPSHWVGNTVQYSDQNREMMAVHLKTLLKVQA